DNA from Petropleomorpha daqingensis:
CGGGAGCCGGTCCGCGCAGGAGGACCCGAGCCCCCGACCTGCCGACGAGGCGTGGCGGGAGCAGACCACCCCGGGGATCAGCCCGGTGACGGGTGGGTCGTCCGCGGTGGGCTCCGGGGCGCACGGCTACGTCGGGCCGGGTGAGAACTACTACACGACCCCGCAGTACTCGACGACGCCGGTGCGGATCCGCCGCGCCGACGCCCTGGCCGCCCTGCTGCTGATCCTGGCCGGCATCGCGGCCGGCGTGAGCCTGCTGCTCAGCTGGCTGCCGCGCGACGACGCCAAGGGCCTGGACATCCTGAAGCTCGGCTTCACGACGATCCGCGACCAGGGCTGGGGCGAGTTCTTCAGCTCCGGCATGTGGCAGCCGCTCGCGGTCATGCTCGGTGGCGGCGTGCTGTTCGTCCTCGGCCTGCTGATGCTCGTGCCGGCCCGCTCGCACCGCTTCCTCGGGCTGCTGGCGCTGCTGGTCAGCTTCGCGGCGGCGGCGGGTGTGCTCGTCCCCCTGGCCGACAAGAACTGGAGGCTCGGCGACTTCCGCGTCGGGTTCTACTTCGCGATCGCCGTCGCCGTCCTGGGCATCCTCGGCTCCCTGAAGGCCCTGCTCACCGGACCCAAGGTCGGGACGACGACCGCCGGCACGACGTCCTAATCGGAAACCAGCGCGCCGTGGGCGCGGGCGAACTGCACGGACTGCACGAGGTCCAACCGGGCCCCGTGCACGTCCAGCCCGCGCCAGTCCACCGCGTCCATGGAGGCGCCGCGCAGGTCGCTGCCGCGGAGCTTCGCGCCATGCATCCGGGCGTGGTCGAGGTCGGCGCCGGTGAGGTCGCACTCACGCAGGTCGGCGTCGGTCAGGTCGGCCTCGCGGAAGCGCTGACCGGACAGGTCGAGCCCGGACAGGTCCGCGCCGCGCAGCGAGCTCCAGCTCCAGTCGGAGTCGATCGACGTCATCGGCCGCAGCTCCGCGCCGGGGAACTGCGAGCCGGTCAGCTTGCAGCCCTCCCAGCGGACGTCGAACAGCTTCGCCCGGTCGAACCGGCAGGAGAGGAACGCCGTCCCGAAATGCCGTGAACCGCCCAGCCTCGAGCCGCTGACCACGCAGTTCTCGAACACGCAGCGGCGGGTGACCAGCTCCGACAGCGAGGCGTCGTCGAACCG
Protein-coding regions in this window:
- a CDS encoding pentapeptide repeat-containing protein, producing the protein MRPPEDGAVVEGEDFARVEWDAVELSGVTFRDCRFDDASLSELVTRRCVFENCVVSGSRLGGSRHFGTAFLSCRFDRAKLFDVRWEGCKLTGSQFPGAELRPMTSIDSDWSWSSLRGADLSGLDLSGQRFREADLTDADLRECDLTGADLDHARMHGAKLRGSDLRGASMDAVDWRGLDVHGARLDLVQSVQFARAHGALVSD